In one window of Rhizobium sp. ACO-34A DNA:
- a CDS encoding glycoside hydrolase 43 family protein: MIQNPILPGFNPDPSICRVGEDYYIATSTFEWYPGVQIHHSRDLVNWRLVRRPLERASQLDMRGNPDSCGVWAPCLSFADGLFWLVYTDVKRFDGNFKDAHNYIVTSPTIEGKWSDPVYVNSSGFDPSLFHDGDGRKWFLNMQWNHRSESYGGSPKHPAFDGILLQEWDSVSKKLKGPVKNIFAGSPLGLVEGPHLFKRNGWYYLTTAEGGTGYDHAVTMARSRTIDGPYEMHPQVHLITAKDHPQATLQRAGHGQYVETPDGQAYHTHLCGRPLSPLRRCTLGRETAIQKCVWRDDDWLYLADGGPVPAVSVEPPFAITRIERPETVSSDFDHYELPEDFQWLRSPEPYRLFSLTRRPGHLRLFGRESIGSWFEQSLIARRQGDHRFRAETRVEFDPDTYQQVAGLTHYYNRHKFHALGVTQHEKLGRVLTILSCPGDYPEGRLEFPAGHGIAVPAGALDLAMEVIDNALRFFWRAAGEDQWRSIGPVLDAGVVSDEGGRGEHGSFTGAFTGMFAFDTSGRAKPADFDWFAYRRL; this comes from the coding sequence ATGATCCAGAACCCCATCCTGCCGGGTTTCAACCCGGACCCGTCGATCTGCCGGGTCGGGGAGGACTACTATATCGCCACCTCGACCTTCGAATGGTATCCGGGCGTGCAGATCCACCATTCGCGGGATCTGGTGAACTGGCGGCTGGTGCGGCGGCCGCTGGAGCGGGCAAGCCAGCTCGACATGCGCGGCAATCCCGACAGTTGTGGCGTCTGGGCGCCCTGCCTGTCGTTTGCCGACGGGTTGTTCTGGCTGGTCTATACCGACGTGAAGCGCTTCGACGGCAACTTCAAGGATGCCCATAACTACATCGTGACATCGCCCACCATCGAAGGGAAATGGTCCGATCCGGTTTATGTGAACTCCTCCGGTTTCGACCCGTCGCTTTTCCATGACGGTGACGGACGCAAGTGGTTCCTCAACATGCAATGGAACCACCGATCCGAAAGCTATGGCGGTTCTCCCAAACATCCGGCCTTCGACGGTATCCTGCTGCAGGAATGGGATTCCGTATCGAAGAAGCTCAAGGGGCCGGTGAAAAACATCTTCGCGGGAAGTCCGCTCGGGCTGGTGGAAGGTCCGCATCTCTTCAAACGTAACGGCTGGTACTATCTCACCACCGCCGAGGGCGGCACGGGTTATGACCATGCCGTAACCATGGCGCGCTCCCGAACGATCGACGGCCCTTACGAGATGCATCCGCAGGTGCATCTCATCACCGCGAAGGACCATCCGCAGGCAACGCTGCAAAGGGCAGGCCACGGCCAGTATGTCGAGACGCCGGACGGGCAGGCCTACCACACCCATCTCTGCGGCCGTCCGCTTTCTCCCTTGCGAAGATGCACGCTTGGCCGGGAAACGGCGATCCAGAAATGCGTCTGGCGGGACGACGACTGGCTCTATCTCGCCGATGGCGGGCCGGTTCCTGCGGTCAGCGTCGAGCCGCCCTTTGCCATTACGCGGATCGAGCGTCCTGAAACGGTATCGAGCGATTTCGACCACTATGAACTGCCCGAGGACTTCCAGTGGCTCAGAAGCCCCGAACCCTACCGGCTCTTCAGCCTGACGCGGCGTCCGGGACATCTTCGGCTCTTCGGACGCGAAAGCATCGGCTCCTGGTTCGAGCAATCGCTGATCGCGCGAAGGCAGGGAGACCATCGCTTCCGGGCCGAGACGAGGGTCGAATTCGACCCGGACACCTATCAGCAGGTCGCGGGGCTGACCCACTATTACAACCGCCACAAGTTTCATGCGCTGGGGGTGACGCAGCACGAAAAGCTCGGTCGTGTCCTGACGATACTGTCATGCCCCGGCGATTATCCGGAGGGACGGCTGGAGTTTCCGGCAGGTCACGGCATTGCCGTGCCGGCGGGCGCACTGGATCTCGCCATGGAGGTCATCGACAACGCATTGCGATTTTTCTGGCGCGCCGCGGGTGAGGACCAGTGGCGGTCGATAGGTCCCGTGCTCGATGCCGGTGTCGTTTCGGACGAGGGCGGCCGGGGAGAACACGGGTCTTTCACCGGCGCGTTTACCGGCATGTTCGCCTTCGACACCAGCGGCCGCGCAAAGCCCGCCGATTTCGACTGGTTCGCCTATCGCCGGCTTTGA
- a CDS encoding S-formylglutathione hydrolase produces MKIISQNTAFDGMQGVFSHESEACQCEMTFAVFVPPQAIKEKRPVLWYLSGLTCTHANVMEKGEYRRMASELGLIIVCPDTSPRGNDVPDELTNWKMGKGAGMYLDATEKPWSDNYRMYTYITQELPALVAEHFRVDMDRQGIFGHSMGGHGAMTIALKNPETYKSCSAFAPIVSPSTADWTPDAFTKYLGEDQASWRPYDACALVEDGARFPEFLIDQGKADSFLETGLKPWLFEEAIKGTDIGLTLRMHERYDHSYFFISTFMDDHLKWHAERLG; encoded by the coding sequence ATGAAAATCATCTCCCAGAATACCGCCTTCGACGGCATGCAGGGCGTCTTCTCCCACGAGTCCGAGGCCTGCCAGTGCGAGATGACCTTCGCCGTCTTCGTGCCGCCGCAGGCGATCAAGGAAAAGCGGCCTGTCCTCTGGTACCTTTCCGGCCTCACCTGCACCCATGCCAACGTCATGGAAAAGGGCGAGTATCGCCGCATGGCCTCCGAGCTCGGCCTCATCATCGTCTGCCCGGACACCAGTCCGCGCGGCAACGATGTGCCGGACGAACTAACCAACTGGAAGATGGGCAAGGGCGCTGGCATGTATCTCGACGCCACCGAAAAGCCCTGGTCCGATAACTACAGGATGTACACCTACATCACGCAGGAACTGCCGGCGCTGGTTGCCGAACACTTCCGCGTCGACATGGACCGCCAGGGCATCTTCGGCCACTCGATGGGCGGCCATGGCGCCATGACCATCGCGCTGAAGAACCCCGAAACCTACAAGAGCTGCTCCGCCTTCGCGCCGATCGTCAGTCCCTCGACGGCCGACTGGACGCCCGACGCCTTTACCAAGTATCTCGGCGAGGATCAGGCCTCATGGCGTCCTTACGACGCCTGCGCGCTGGTCGAGGACGGCGCGAGATTCCCGGAATTCCTGATCGATCAGGGCAAGGCCGACAGCTTCCTCGAAACGGGCCTGAAGCCATGGCTGTTCGAAGAGGCGATCAAGGGCACCGATATCGGCCTGACGCTGCGCATGCACGAGCGCTACGACCACTCCTACTTCTTCATCTCCACCTTCATGGACGATCACCTGAAGTGGCACGCCGAGCGCCTCGGGTAA